The following proteins are co-located in the Syntrophales bacterium genome:
- a CDS encoding outer membrane lipoprotein-sorting protein, with product MIRKSILYVSLCIIFLGITGTNTHAQDAQSVVNESFKYMRGKTSVSTIEMTIHRPDWQRKMTIKAWTKGEEESIFWITAPPKDRGNGTLKKKNEMWMYNPKINRIIKLPPSMMSQAWQGSDFSNNDLSKTDSLINDYTHTIVGTEVHEGKKVYLIKSMPKPEAPVIWGMQKLKIREDNIFLEQAFFDEDLQPVKTMTTSKIQMMGGKVFPVIWKMQKNGVKDEYTLVEYMKISFDKILPNRLFALSSLRTPTR from the coding sequence ATGATAAGAAAATCAATCTTATATGTTTCGCTGTGTATAATCTTTCTCGGTATTACAGGAACCAATACACATGCTCAGGATGCTCAGTCAGTGGTAAATGAGAGCTTTAAATATATGCGCGGCAAAACGTCTGTTTCCACTATAGAAATGACCATTCATCGTCCGGACTGGCAGAGAAAGATGACAATCAAAGCCTGGACCAAGGGAGAAGAAGAAAGCATATTCTGGATCACTGCCCCCCCCAAGGATAGAGGTAACGGTACACTTAAGAAGAAAAATGAGATGTGGATGTATAATCCCAAAATCAACAGAATAATCAAGCTTCCGCCGTCTATGATGTCCCAGGCCTGGCAGGGATCGGACTTTTCCAACAACGATCTTTCAAAGACCGACAGCCTTATCAATGATTATACCCATACGATTGTCGGGACAGAGGTTCATGAAGGGAAAAAAGTGTACCTGATCAAATCGATGCCGAAACCGGAAGCACCTGTAATATGGGGTATGCAGAAGCTCAAGATCAGGGAAGACAACATTTTTCTTGAACAGGCATTTTTTGATGAGGATCTTCAACCGGTCAAGACAATGACCACTTCCAAAATACAGATGATGGGGGGCAAGGTTTTTCCCGTAATATGGAAGATGCAGAAAAACGGTGTCAAGGATGAGTATACCCTTGTAGAATACATGAAGATTTCATTTGATAAAATCTTGCCGAACAGGTTATTTGCCCTCTCGTCATTGAGGACACCCACAAGGTAG